The proteins below are encoded in one region of Parvicella tangerina:
- a CDS encoding alpha/beta hydrolase, translated as MTRELFIAFFILSFQFNGLAQATKVSTLGIGEQCSFHSKILDEDRTLNVYLPDGYHPDSLQNYPVIYLLDGSMHEDMLHISGLVQFCSYSWINLIPECIVVGIANVNRYRDFTHIPENKEYLKSDPRRGGASKFIAFLENEVIPYVDHRYKTNKHRGLIGQSLGGLIATQFLIEKPQLFNHFFIVSPSLWYDDERLLSRDFSDLSHIESIYIAVGNEGKIMKRVAKKLFKKVKTNENNISLTYKYFNEYDHGDVLHHAIYEGFKAVGKTLKQNL; from the coding sequence TTGACACGTGAACTATTCATAGCATTCTTCATTTTGTCGTTCCAGTTTAATGGGCTGGCACAAGCAACTAAGGTGAGCACATTAGGCATTGGCGAACAATGTTCCTTTCATTCTAAAATATTAGATGAAGACCGTACTCTAAACGTTTATTTACCTGACGGCTATCATCCAGATTCTCTTCAGAATTACCCCGTAATTTACCTTCTTGATGGGTCAATGCATGAAGATATGCTGCATATTAGTGGCCTAGTTCAATTTTGCTCCTATAGTTGGATTAACTTGATTCCAGAGTGCATTGTAGTTGGTATTGCTAACGTTAATCGTTACCGTGATTTCACCCATATACCTGAGAATAAAGAGTACCTGAAAAGCGATCCAAGAAGAGGTGGTGCATCTAAGTTTATTGCATTTTTGGAGAACGAAGTCATCCCGTATGTTGATCATCGCTATAAAACCAACAAGCATCGAGGATTGATTGGTCAATCACTTGGCGGATTAATAGCTACTCAGTTTCTCATTGAAAAACCTCAATTGTTTAATCATTTTTTTATCGTAAGTCCAAGTCTGTGGTATGATGATGAGCGACTATTAAGTCGTGATTTTTCAGATTTAAGTCATATTGAGAGCATATACATTGCTGTAGGTAACGAAGGGAAAATAATGAAAAGGGTTGCTAAAAAACTCTTTAAGAAAGTAAAAACGAACGAAAATAATATCAGCTTAACCTATAAGTATTTTAACGAATATGATCATGGAGATGTTCTCCATCATGCAATTTATGAAGGTTTTAAAGCGGTTGGAAAAACATTAAAACAGAATTTATGA
- a CDS encoding patatin-like phospholipase family protein, with protein MQSPHEVKEKLNQLKSGDQVNLVLSGGAIKGVAHLPLIEYLEERKIKINAISGSSAGAVVGVMYASGMKPREILHFFTAYPLFRYSWIRPGKGGIFNTLKYTQHFQDYIKKTFEELTIPVHICATNLNEGKPVYFKTGELMQPLIASCAVPGIYSSVEIEDQLYADGGVMDNYPIAPFENEPEITIGSFVRIPSVLDRNGLKTTRKIVKRSVFLQRFALEVPKFEKTYVTLLNELNEFSAFKQKDAEAIYTITKKKYFS; from the coding sequence ATGCAAAGCCCGCATGAAGTTAAGGAAAAATTAAACCAGTTAAAATCAGGTGATCAGGTAAACCTTGTGCTGAGTGGAGGAGCCATAAAAGGCGTGGCTCATCTTCCTTTGATAGAGTATTTAGAGGAACGAAAAATAAAAATCAATGCCATCAGTGGATCCAGTGCAGGAGCGGTTGTTGGAGTCATGTATGCTTCGGGAATGAAACCCAGGGAAATACTACATTTTTTCACAGCCTATCCTCTTTTTAGGTACTCATGGATCCGACCTGGGAAAGGAGGTATTTTCAATACATTGAAATACACGCAGCATTTTCAGGATTATATTAAAAAGACATTTGAAGAATTGACCATTCCCGTTCACATTTGCGCCACCAACCTAAACGAAGGAAAACCTGTTTATTTCAAGACTGGTGAGCTCATGCAACCTTTGATAGCCTCATGTGCCGTACCGGGGATATATTCTTCTGTAGAAATAGAAGATCAATTGTATGCAGACGGTGGTGTAATGGATAACTATCCGATCGCTCCTTTTGAAAATGAACCAGAAATTACGATAGGAAGTTTTGTTCGCATTCCCTCTGTTTTAGATAGAAATGGACTGAAAACAACTCGAAAAATTGTAAAACGAAGTGTATTTCTTCAGCGTTTTGCACTGGAAGTACCAAAGTTTGAAAAAACATACGTTACCCTGCTCAATGAATTGAATGAGTTCTCTGCTTTCAAGCAAAAGGATGCGGAAGCTATATACACCATCACTAAAAAAAAATACTTTTCATAA
- a CDS encoding alanine racemase: MAELVIQTEKIKNNIKFLSEYFAKRNIKWSLITKVFSGDKEFLKNVLTDDVIAKINSVGDSRLTSIKNLKEVNPDMRTIYIKPPAEVYAEDVVEYADISLNSSLGTIKALNKAAKAADKIHQIIIMIELGELREGVNRSDIVNFYEQVFELSNIEVIGIGSNLGCMYGIEPNYDKLLQLSLYKELISAKFNKDLPLISGGTSITLPLVERENIPKDINHFRVGEAAFFGVSPLDNEPFLELSSDTFEFRANIIELEEKKIVPEGTISDANIGLTATFDVDAANETSFKAILDVGLLDVDKSDIDAYDKDIQFVGITSDMLVVDIGNNKAKNGKPKYKIGDQIIFKPNYMAVARLLNSKFIDKKFK; the protein is encoded by the coding sequence ATGGCTGAACTGGTAATACAAACCGAAAAAATAAAGAACAATATTAAGTTCTTGAGTGAGTACTTTGCTAAACGCAATATTAAATGGAGCTTGATCACAAAAGTATTTTCTGGAGACAAGGAGTTTCTCAAAAATGTATTGACGGATGATGTTATTGCTAAGATAAACTCTGTTGGGGACTCCAGGTTAACAAGTATCAAGAACTTGAAGGAGGTTAATCCTGACATGCGAACTATCTATATTAAACCGCCAGCAGAAGTCTATGCCGAAGATGTGGTAGAATATGCCGATATTTCACTCAATAGTTCCTTGGGTACCATTAAAGCGTTGAACAAAGCCGCAAAAGCAGCAGACAAAATTCATCAGATTATTATCATGATCGAATTGGGAGAATTGCGAGAAGGGGTTAATCGATCTGATATTGTGAACTTCTACGAACAAGTATTTGAGTTGTCTAACATTGAAGTAATTGGTATTGGCTCTAACCTAGGGTGCATGTATGGAATAGAACCCAATTACGATAAATTACTACAACTTTCGTTATATAAAGAACTCATATCGGCTAAGTTTAATAAAGACCTCCCCTTGATCTCTGGAGGAACGTCAATCACTCTCCCTCTAGTAGAACGAGAAAACATTCCGAAAGATATTAACCATTTTAGAGTTGGTGAAGCTGCTTTCTTTGGGGTAAGTCCATTGGATAATGAGCCTTTCTTAGAACTATCTTCAGACACTTTTGAGTTCAGAGCGAACATCATTGAATTGGAGGAAAAGAAAATTGTTCCTGAAGGCACCATAAGTGATGCTAACATTGGTCTAACGGCAACATTTGATGTGGATGCTGCCAATGAAACATCTTTTAAGGCTATTTTGGATGTTGGCTTATTGGATGTGGACAAAAGTGATATTGACGCTTATGACAAAGACATTCAGTTTGTTGGTATTACGTCTGACATGTTAGTAGTAGACATCGGCAACAACAAAGCAAAAAACGGCAAACCCAAATACAAAATTGGAGATCAGATCATCTTCAAACCAAACTATATGGCAGTTGCCAGGTTATTAAATTCGAAGTTCATCGACAAGAAATTCAAATAA
- a CDS encoding GNAT family N-acetyltransferase → MQEIKLFDAVNKPTEIEKEQIVDFLHTHLQEYGDDKKDIKKAIDYAVKEFSSFGGFIILLIDQGSILGAVVINKTGMGGYIPENILVYIATHNDHRGKGLGKTMMEKTIEFAKGDIALHVEHNNPAKHLYEKYGFTNPYLEMRLKK, encoded by the coding sequence ATGCAAGAGATTAAATTATTTGACGCAGTAAATAAACCAACAGAGATTGAAAAAGAACAGATCGTAGATTTTTTACATACACATCTTCAAGAATACGGTGACGATAAAAAAGACATTAAGAAAGCAATTGATTATGCTGTGAAAGAGTTTAGTTCTTTCGGTGGATTCATCATTTTGCTCATCGATCAAGGAAGTATTCTTGGAGCAGTTGTCATCAACAAAACAGGTATGGGTGGATATATTCCAGAAAATATATTGGTTTATATCGCCACGCACAATGACCACAGGGGTAAAGGGTTAGGTAAAACGATGATGGAAAAAACCATCGAATTCGCCAAAGGAGATATTGCGTTACACGTAGAACATAATAACCCAGCGAAACACTTATACGAAAAATATGGTTTCACTAATCCATATTTAGAAATGCGGTTGAAAAAATAG
- a CDS encoding SpoIIE family protein phosphatase: MSNEEVLELADELYYSNPDSSYKLCKSLEESELNSAQKAELSMLLARYNILTTDYEGAEIELQKAKKLFEEIDSQMGIARVYGLQSILAMRLGEHVKSMNLVKKKYGIYVDLDFVEGQSNPLINISGNYLELNKPDSALIYMKKLEKIKEHIGTASFYFYYQNWGRYYDQIGEYEVAEQHFLKALKIAEEEEMTDSKATVLMMIGELYLSQKKYDLAIKYANMSYAFSDANDLIYEKRDALSVLVGIADEQQDFLSAFKFQKELSELEKEILNIEKINNVKNVKAKLDIAEKEKVIADKDAKLAKSELETANAKFTSRIFLFSLIAIVLILGLVAFAFIKTKKLNEIISEQHQALEIKNHQLSEALTDLEGSINYSKLIQDTLLPGSNSWRKYFSEDFTIFLPRDKVSGDFYWNYEDDQYVYFCVADCTGHGVPGAMVSVVGMNALEAAVAVEKINSPGKILDRLAEIVERTFSNEEKSMKDGMDIAFCRLDKNSKELVYAGANNPLYLVNARGLNIYKANKQPIGKYEGRIPFSEDHIQLSEGDAIYLFSDGYADQFGGPKGKKFMYKTLRLLIEENKLRTMPEQKEVLLTAFNKWKEGYEQVDDVCMVGLRV, translated from the coding sequence ATGAGTAATGAAGAAGTCTTGGAGCTGGCCGATGAATTGTATTACTCCAACCCAGATAGTTCGTATAAACTCTGCAAATCATTGGAAGAATCGGAACTAAACAGTGCTCAGAAGGCAGAGCTTTCCATGTTGTTGGCTCGTTACAATATTCTCACGACAGATTATGAAGGAGCCGAAATTGAGCTTCAGAAAGCTAAAAAGTTATTCGAGGAGATAGATAGCCAAATGGGAATTGCCCGAGTTTATGGGTTGCAGAGTATTCTTGCCATGAGATTGGGTGAACACGTCAAATCAATGAATCTTGTTAAAAAGAAATATGGTATTTACGTAGACTTGGATTTTGTAGAAGGGCAAAGTAATCCCCTAATCAATATTTCGGGAAACTACCTGGAGTTAAATAAGCCAGATAGCGCATTGATCTACATGAAAAAACTTGAGAAGATTAAGGAGCATATTGGAACGGCTTCTTTTTATTTCTACTATCAGAATTGGGGACGTTATTATGATCAAATTGGAGAATATGAAGTTGCTGAACAGCACTTTTTGAAAGCATTGAAGATTGCCGAAGAAGAAGAGATGACAGACAGTAAGGCTACGGTTCTCATGATGATAGGAGAGCTTTATCTTTCCCAGAAAAAATATGACCTTGCGATTAAGTATGCCAACATGAGTTATGCTTTCTCTGATGCTAATGATTTGATTTACGAGAAGAGAGACGCACTGAGCGTATTGGTGGGTATAGCTGATGAGCAGCAAGATTTTTTATCCGCTTTTAAGTTTCAAAAAGAGCTTTCTGAACTTGAAAAAGAGATCTTGAATATTGAGAAGATCAACAATGTGAAAAACGTTAAAGCGAAACTTGATATCGCTGAAAAGGAGAAGGTGATTGCCGATAAGGATGCAAAACTAGCCAAGAGTGAATTGGAAACAGCCAATGCAAAATTCACCAGCAGAATTTTTCTTTTTTCGTTAATCGCAATTGTTTTAATTCTTGGTTTAGTGGCGTTTGCTTTCATCAAGACGAAGAAGTTAAATGAAATTATCAGTGAGCAGCATCAAGCATTAGAGATCAAGAATCATCAACTCTCTGAAGCGCTAACCGATCTTGAGGGAAGTATTAACTATAGTAAATTGATTCAAGACACCTTGCTACCTGGTTCTAATAGCTGGAGGAAGTACTTCAGTGAAGATTTTACCATATTCTTGCCGAGGGATAAAGTGAGTGGTGATTTTTATTGGAACTATGAAGATGATCAGTATGTCTATTTTTGTGTGGCAGATTGCACAGGGCATGGAGTCCCAGGGGCTATGGTGAGTGTGGTAGGTATGAATGCACTAGAAGCTGCTGTGGCGGTAGAGAAGATCAACTCTCCGGGAAAAATACTTGATCGTCTTGCTGAAATTGTGGAAAGAACTTTTTCGAATGAGGAGAAGTCGATGAAAGATGGAATGGACATCGCTTTTTGTAGGTTGGATAAAAATTCTAAAGAACTAGTTTATGCGGGAGCTAATAATCCATTGTATCTAGTGAATGCAAGAGGGCTTAATATCTACAAGGCAAATAAGCAGCCGATAGGTAAGTATGAAGGTAGGATTCCTTTTAGTGAGGATCATATACAACTATCAGAGGGGGATGCGATATACCTTTTCTCTGATGGCTATGCCGACCAATTCGGAGGTCCAAAAGGGAAGAAATTCATGTATAAAACGCTGCGTTTACTTATCGAAGAGAATAAGTTGAGAACAATGCCAGAACAAAAAGAGGTATTGCTTACTGCGTTTAATAAATGGAAAGAGGGTTACGAACAAGTGGATGATGTCTGCATGGTGGGATTGAGAGTGTAA
- a CDS encoding geranylgeranylglycerol-phosphate geranylgeranyltransferase, whose translation MNTNHPNRQRIIIKFISLLSIVRWYNVLIVSLALLLSAIFLLNPSAEYKTTLLNPRLYLEIGSIAFLIMAGFIINAFYDFEKDIINRPEETIFGRIVSKSFCLNTYVLFVFVGLLLAVLVGWKIAVFNFFFSFGLWFYSHKLRKKPFTGEVNAALLTVAPFFSISLMYQSYNLMTVLFVGYIFVLALTREIIKKMIAIKGDLIVGEKSLPIVIGIRKTKYIILVLMLLALGCIGFLYRDVIVLPIVYYFGVAVIAIGLSIFELKKCKIAKDYERINTIYKLLIVFGILSIPLVGKWW comes from the coding sequence TTGAACACAAACCATCCAAACAGACAACGTATAATCATAAAATTCATCTCACTGCTTTCTATTGTGAGGTGGTACAACGTCCTTATTGTTTCATTAGCGCTATTGTTGAGTGCGATTTTTTTGCTCAACCCAAGTGCTGAATATAAAACTACTCTACTCAACCCAAGATTATATCTTGAGATTGGAAGCATCGCATTTTTAATCATGGCTGGCTTTATTATAAACGCTTTCTATGATTTTGAAAAAGATATCATTAATCGTCCGGAAGAAACCATTTTTGGGAGGATCGTATCCAAATCTTTTTGTCTGAATACGTATGTCCTATTTGTTTTTGTTGGCCTCTTACTTGCTGTTTTAGTCGGTTGGAAAATAGCGGTTTTTAACTTCTTTTTTTCTTTTGGATTATGGTTCTATTCGCACAAACTTCGAAAAAAACCTTTCACAGGAGAAGTAAATGCTGCACTATTAACTGTTGCTCCTTTCTTTAGCATAAGTCTTATGTATCAATCATATAACCTCATGACCGTTCTGTTTGTAGGATATATTTTTGTTTTGGCATTGACCCGAGAAATCATTAAAAAGATGATCGCTATTAAAGGAGATCTTATTGTTGGTGAGAAATCTCTGCCGATTGTTATTGGGATCCGAAAAACGAAGTATATTATTCTAGTTCTGATGCTGCTGGCATTAGGGTGCATCGGGTTTCTTTACAGAGATGTGATTGTCCTACCTATCGTTTATTATTTTGGAGTCGCAGTAATTGCTATCGGGCTTTCCATTTTTGAATTGAAAAAATGTAAAATCGCGAAAGACTATGAACGAATCAATACCATTTACAAGCTGCTCATCGTATTTGGAATTTTATCCATTCCGCTAGTTGGAAAATGGTGGTAA
- a CDS encoding mevalonate kinase family protein: protein MKESLFYGKILLFGEYGVIEDSMALSIPFENFNGQFIYYSDDETFAKESNQHLLNYYEHLVELTSKGELPCEIDLDSFKADIDRGMLFDSSIPQGYGVGSSGALVAAIYDKYALNKIDSKHIENGNILKLKSIFGKLESYFHGTSSGLDPLICYLRLPILIKSKSELESVGIPAQGEEKGGIFLLNTGQVGKTQPLVEHFMERCKEDGFRNMIKTQFKKYNDASISAFLTKDGKSLLSNVKHLSKIVLEHFKPMIPNLYQELWQEGINSNAYYLKLCGSGGGGFILGFTEDLEKAKTKLKDYQMDVIYRF from the coding sequence ATAAAAGAGTCGCTATTTTACGGAAAGATTTTACTTTTCGGAGAGTATGGTGTTATTGAAGATTCCATGGCTTTATCGATTCCTTTCGAAAATTTCAATGGTCAATTTATTTACTATTCTGATGATGAAACTTTTGCTAAAGAGAGTAATCAGCACTTGCTAAATTATTACGAGCACCTTGTGGAATTAACATCAAAAGGTGAATTGCCATGTGAAATCGATCTGGATTCATTCAAAGCAGACATTGACAGAGGTATGCTCTTTGATTCTAGTATCCCTCAGGGATATGGAGTGGGAAGTTCTGGTGCTTTAGTGGCCGCAATTTACGACAAATATGCTTTGAACAAAATAGACAGTAAGCATATTGAGAATGGGAATATCCTAAAGCTGAAAAGTATTTTTGGGAAGTTAGAGTCTTACTTTCATGGAACGAGCTCAGGGTTAGATCCTCTTATTTGCTATTTACGTTTACCTATACTGATCAAGTCTAAATCGGAATTAGAGTCGGTAGGCATTCCTGCTCAAGGAGAAGAAAAAGGTGGTATATTTTTGTTGAATACTGGTCAGGTGGGTAAAACACAGCCTCTTGTTGAACATTTTATGGAACGGTGTAAAGAGGATGGGTTCAGAAACATGATCAAAACGCAATTCAAAAAATACAATGATGCAAGTATTTCTGCGTTCTTGACAAAAGATGGTAAATCTTTGTTAAGTAACGTAAAGCACTTATCTAAGATCGTATTAGAGCACTTTAAGCCAATGATTCCGAATTTATATCAGGAATTATGGCAAGAAGGAATTAACAGCAACGCCTATTACCTGAAGTTGTGTGGTTCTGGTGGCGGAGGGTTTATTCTAGGATTCACAGAAGATCTGGAAAAAGCGAAGACGAAACTGAAAGATTACCAAATGGATGTAATTTACAGATTCTAA
- a CDS encoding diphosphomevalonate/mevalonate 3,5-bisphosphate decarboxylase family protein translates to MTFTEKDFIPNKSTQLQSPFTAEWTSPSNIALVKYWGKYDKQIPANPSISFTLNNCHTQTKTTFNTANELSFEICVNGKEEKSFRPKIEKFLNSILGYCPYLSTARLKIETSNTFPHSSGIASSASGMSAIALCIMSLEKVLNPGLSEEYFYAKASFLARIGSGSAARSVYPTLVSWGKSETLNHSSDLVASPYIQAASFYQTYQDCILIIDEGEKVVSSTVGHGLMNGHPFAENRFEQAEENLTELIHILQDEQKVDDFIRIVESEALTLHAMMMTSNPYFILMKPNTLKAIELIWKYRKENNSKICFTLDAGANVHVLYPQNEKTNVDQFIIDELSSLCQDSRVIFDHVGKGPVRLS, encoded by the coding sequence ATGACATTTACCGAAAAAGATTTTATACCCAATAAAAGCACGCAACTCCAAAGTCCTTTTACAGCTGAATGGACTTCCCCCTCCAATATTGCATTAGTAAAGTACTGGGGGAAATATGACAAGCAAATTCCTGCTAACCCAAGCATTAGCTTTACACTGAATAATTGTCATACGCAAACGAAAACGACCTTCAACACGGCAAATGAGTTGAGTTTTGAAATCTGTGTTAACGGTAAAGAAGAAAAGAGCTTTAGGCCGAAAATTGAGAAATTTCTGAACAGCATTCTTGGGTATTGTCCTTACTTGTCAACAGCACGTTTAAAAATAGAAACAAGCAATACGTTTCCACATAGCAGTGGTATTGCTTCTTCAGCTTCTGGAATGAGTGCCATTGCTCTTTGTATTATGAGCTTAGAAAAAGTGCTTAATCCTGGTCTTTCTGAAGAGTATTTCTATGCCAAAGCTTCTTTTCTAGCTCGTATTGGCAGTGGAAGTGCTGCCCGCTCTGTCTACCCCACTCTGGTCTCCTGGGGAAAGTCTGAAACACTTAATCACAGTTCTGATTTGGTCGCATCGCCATACATTCAGGCAGCGTCATTTTATCAAACCTATCAGGATTGCATCTTGATTATTGACGAAGGAGAAAAAGTGGTAAGCAGTACGGTGGGCCATGGACTAATGAACGGTCATCCTTTTGCTGAAAATCGATTTGAACAAGCAGAAGAAAACCTGACAGAGCTGATTCATATTTTACAGGACGAACAAAAGGTAGATGATTTCATCAGGATTGTTGAGTCAGAAGCATTAACGTTACATGCTATGATGATGACCTCAAATCCTTATTTTATTTTGATGAAGCCAAACACCCTAAAGGCCATAGAACTGATTTGGAAATACAGAAAAGAGAACAACAGTAAAATCTGCTTCACCCTGGATGCAGGGGCTAATGTTCATGTGTTATACCCTCAAAATGAAAAAACGAATGTCGATCAATTTATTATTGATGAACTATCATCTTTGTGTCAAGATAGCCGGGTAATCTTTGATCACGTAGGAAAAGGTCCTGTCCGGCTAAGTTAA
- a CDS encoding pyridoxal phosphate-dependent aminotransferase, whose amino-acid sequence MPSISNKAIAMPASPIRRLVPYAEAAKNAGKTVYHLNIGQPDIETPANVLEKMKNLDLKVVEYSHSAGFQSYREGLANYYKKAVGVNLDPNDEIMVTTGGSEALVFAFQTCLEPGDEIIIPEPFYANYNGFAKTSNINVVPVTAKIENGFALPPIEEFRKKITPKTKGILICNPGNPTGYLYTKEELETLKEVVLEHDLFLFADEVYREFCYEGAVHTSALTLTGLEDNVILVDSVSKRYSMCGARVGALVSKNKEVMASALKFGQARLSPPTFGQIAGEEALNTPQSYFDHVVEEYVERRDILVDGLNQIEGVVCPKPQGAFYAIAKLPIDDADKFCQWLLEDFEYENQTVMMAPATGFYSTPGLGKQEVRLAYVLNKEALKNAVKCLEEALKVYPGRSYN is encoded by the coding sequence ATGCCAAGTATTTCAAATAAAGCAATAGCGATGCCGGCTTCTCCAATCAGGAGATTAGTACCTTATGCGGAAGCTGCTAAGAATGCAGGGAAAACAGTCTATCATTTAAATATTGGTCAGCCTGATATAGAGACGCCTGCCAATGTGTTAGAGAAAATGAAGAATCTCGACTTAAAAGTTGTAGAGTACTCTCATTCTGCTGGTTTTCAGTCTTACCGTGAAGGTTTGGCGAATTATTACAAGAAGGCTGTTGGAGTTAATTTGGATCCCAACGATGAAATAATGGTTACCACTGGAGGTTCTGAAGCGTTAGTTTTTGCTTTTCAAACCTGCCTCGAGCCAGGTGATGAGATCATTATTCCCGAACCATTTTATGCCAACTATAATGGATTTGCAAAGACCTCAAATATCAATGTGGTTCCTGTGACTGCCAAAATAGAAAATGGCTTTGCACTGCCTCCAATCGAAGAATTTCGAAAAAAGATCACACCTAAAACAAAAGGAATTTTGATCTGTAATCCTGGAAACCCTACTGGCTATTTATATACAAAAGAGGAATTGGAGACTTTAAAAGAGGTTGTTCTTGAACATGATCTGTTTTTATTTGCAGATGAAGTCTACAGAGAGTTCTGTTATGAAGGAGCGGTGCATACATCGGCACTTACTTTGACTGGACTGGAAGATAATGTGATCCTTGTAGACTCTGTTTCAAAACGATACAGCATGTGTGGGGCTAGAGTAGGAGCGTTGGTGAGTAAGAATAAAGAAGTAATGGCGAGTGCCCTGAAATTTGGTCAGGCAAGATTATCCCCACCTACGTTCGGACAAATAGCTGGAGAAGAGGCGCTAAATACTCCTCAAAGTTATTTTGATCATGTGGTGGAAGAGTATGTGGAGAGAAGAGATATTTTAGTTGATGGGTTGAATCAGATTGAGGGAGTGGTTTGTCCTAAACCTCAAGGTGCTTTTTATGCAATTGCGAAATTGCCTATTGATGATGCAGATAAATTCTGTCAGTGGTTATTGGAAGATTTTGAATATGAAAATCAAACGGTAATGATGGCTCCTGCTACTGGTTTTTATTCTACTCCGGGCTTAGGTAAACAAGAAGTTAGGTTAGCTTATGTTTTAAATAAGGAAGCACTTAAGAATGCCGTAAAATGTTTGGAGGAAGCACTTAAGGTGTATCCAGGAAGAAGTTATAACTAA
- the ygiD gene encoding 4,5-DOPA-extradiol-dioxygenase, producing the protein MKLDYLAKLNDHLSNTDKMPLLFLGHGSPMNAIEENQFVQGFRKISEGIAKPKAILCISAHWETKGTKVTAMEFPKTIHDFGGFPQELFEVEYPAPGSPELAKETKDLISSTQVELDHNWGLDHGAWSVIKHLYPEANIPVIQMSIDYTKGPQYHYELAKEISRLRAKGVLIIGSGNLVHNLGKVDWANINKVDHGYDWTLEVMEKMNDWILNDNHEKLINYKSQGSAFHLAIPTPEHYLPLLYVLGLKGSKETVELFNNKAIAGSLSMTSLKVE; encoded by the coding sequence ATGAAACTAGACTACCTTGCAAAGCTAAATGATCATTTATCCAACACGGATAAAATGCCTTTACTGTTTTTAGGACATGGAAGTCCGATGAATGCAATTGAAGAAAACCAGTTTGTTCAGGGTTTTAGGAAAATCAGTGAAGGGATTGCTAAACCGAAAGCAATTCTTTGTATTTCTGCGCACTGGGAAACCAAGGGAACCAAAGTAACAGCTATGGAGTTCCCAAAAACAATTCACGACTTTGGTGGATTTCCTCAAGAACTCTTTGAAGTAGAATACCCCGCACCTGGAAGTCCAGAACTTGCAAAAGAAACAAAAGACCTGATCTCATCAACTCAGGTTGAGCTCGATCACAATTGGGGTTTAGATCATGGCGCATGGTCAGTAATTAAACATTTGTACCCAGAAGCTAATATTCCTGTGATTCAAATGAGTATCGACTATACCAAAGGACCACAATATCACTACGAACTGGCAAAGGAAATCAGTCGTTTACGAGCAAAGGGAGTTTTGATCATCGGAAGCGGTAATCTGGTTCACAACCTAGGAAAAGTTGATTGGGCAAACATCAATAAGGTTGATCATGGCTACGATTGGACCCTAGAAGTTATGGAAAAGATGAACGATTGGATATTAAACGACAATCACGAAAAGCTGATCAATTATAAATCTCAAGGATCCGCATTCCATCTCGCTATTCCAACACCAGAGCACTATCTTCCACTCCTCTACGTTCTCGGCTTGAAAGGATCCAAAGAAACTGTAGAGTTGTTTAACAATAAGGCTATCGCAGGCTCTTTATCCATGACAAGCCTCAAAGTTGAATAG